The DNA region GGTTCTATGAGAAGTGCAGCGAAGACGTCGCACTCCTGCTCAAACGGCTGGAAAAGGAGCGGATTTCCGGCCTCATCCTCGATCTCCGCCGAAACGGCGGCGGCATGCTCGAAGAGGCGATCAACCTCACTGGCCTATTCCTGCGGGAAGGGCCGGTCCTGCAAGTAAAGGATTACCGGGGACGCATCCAATCGTTTCGCATCTCCCGGGATCACCTTTCCTATACCGGGCCAATGGTCGTCCTGGTGAGTCGATTCAGTGCTTCCGCATCGGAAATCGTAGCCGCCGCTCTCCAGGACTACGGTCGGGCCGTGGTGGTCGGCGACCAGGCCACGCATGGCAAGGGGACGGTGCAAACCCTTCTGCCGCTATCCGATTATGTTCCCTGGGATTTCCACGGGGATCCGGGCAAGCTCAAGGTGACCGTGCAGAAGTTCTATCGGGTGACGGGGCTGAGCACCCAGCAGCGGGGCGTGGCCTCGGACGTCGTCCTCCCCTCGGTGGACGATTATCTCGACCTCGGCGAATCGTCGCTTCCGAACGCCCTTCCCGCCGATGCTATCCCGCCGGTCTTCTATCAAAAGGTCGGCGAGGAGGCGCCGTTCATACCCATCTTGCAGAAGCGTTCCTCGGAACGGGTGGCGGCCAATCCCGACTTCGCTTACGTGCTGACCCAGATCGATCTCCTCAAGCGCAAGAACGAGGACAAAGCCGTTTCCCTCAATCAGGCAGTCCGCCTCAAGGAAAAGCAGGAGGCGGAAGCGAGCAAGGCGGCCCTGGAGGCTAAGCGGGCCCGTCGACCGGCTCCGAACGAAAACATCTATTTCCTGGATATCGAGTCTGCGCGGAGCCGGAAGCCCATGAAGCTTCTGCCTCCCTCGACGGCGAAGAGTTCCGCTGCGGACGGGGCCGGAGATCCATCGTCCATCCGGGAGATGGAGGAGAGGAACTGGGAAGACGGAACTCCGCAAGTCCGCAACGACTTCACCCTTGAGGAAGCGCTGAACGTATTAGGCGACTACGTCGCCCTCTTGCAGAAGCCGGGCGGTTCCTTGGCTCTGCACAAGGATCCGTGAGGAAGTTCTCCGGTTTCGCCGCCAATAATGACTACACCGAACACCATCGAAGTTGAAGGTACGATCGTCACCATCCTTCCGGGCACGATGTTCCGAGTGGAGCTGGACGAAACCCAGCATCAGGTGCTCGCGCACATTTCCGGCAAAATGAGGAAGCACTTCGTCCGCTTGACGTGCGGAGACCGCGTCAAGTTGGAGATGTCGCCCCACGATTTGACCAAGGCGCGCATTCTCTATCGCCTGGATCGTCCCTCTCCGGATGGTGCATCCGAGCGCAGGAGCCAGAGATTCCCGCGCGGGGGCCGCAGGTCCTAGCCGCGCCTAATCCAAGGCCATCCCCGCACGGTGCACAGATCCCAGCGGCCGAAGAAGGGGCGGCGGAACTTTCTGCTCGATGTCCTGTTGCCTTCGCTCTTCGCCCGCCGCGAGGGCGTACGTCACTCGCCGTCCTTCCCGAGCCTGAGCGAAGGGCAGGTCTGCCTCACTTGGGTCGGCCATGCGTCGTTTCTTGTCCAGACGCCTCGACACAACATCCTGATCGATCCGAACTGGGCCAATTGGATGCTCGTGATCCGCCGGCTCAAACGAGCCGGTATCGCCATCGAGGACCTGCCGGCCATCGACCTGGTGCTGATCACCCATGCGCATTTCGACCATCTCAACCGGCGCTCGCTCCGCGAAGTCGCCACCCGTCAACCCGCCGTAGTCCCCTCGAAGGTCGGCAGCCTCGTGCGCGGCCTCGGTTTTGACCAAGTGCGCGAGATGGCTTGGTGGGATCGCTGGGACTTCGATGGACTCTCCATCGTATTCACACCCGCCCGTCATTGGGGCGCCCGCTACCTCGCCGACAGCGATCGGGGATACGGGGGCTATGCGCTCTCCTACGGCGGCCGCACGATATACCACTGCGGCGATACCGCCTACTTCGACGGGTTTCCGGAGATCGGGCGGCGGATCCGACCGGAAATCGTCCTAATGCCGATCGGCTGCTACGATCAACCGTCGAAGCGCGTGTCCCACATCACGCCGGAAAAGGCGATACAAGCCTTTCTGGAGCTTCAGGGCAAGATACTCATACCCATGCATTTCGGAACTTATCGGATGAGCTATGAGCCGCCTCATGAACCGGCCTATCGGCTGCTCGTCGCCGCGAGCCAGGCGGGCATTCTTTCGCAAGTCCACTTTCTCCATGAAGGGCTCCCACGAGTGTTTTGATCGGGGGAGGACTCCGCGCGGAACCGATGCGCTCCCCGGACCCGCTGACGGCATCGGGCCGGCAGAGAGATTTCCATTGTCAGCCACGGGAATCGTGGAATATGGTGGCTATTCTTCCATGGGATGGAATCCCTGCGAAACGCCTTCCGCCGGGCAGGACGGATAGGCGCATCGAACAAACCAGGGAGCCATAGCTCAATTGGTTAGAGCGCTGCCCTGTCACGGCAGAGGTTGCGGGTTCGAGACCCGTTGGCTCCGGTTCGGCGGATTATGTGGCTAAGAACACGGCGCGACCAGAAGAGTTCTCTCTCCGGCCGCCGGAGGCGCCGCTTTCCCGGATTGCGGAGCTATCCAGTCCTCCTCCTGGTTGCCGCCCAAGCGGTCTTCCTATCCTTTTTCCCTTCGAGCCACGCGGAGGCGCCCGGCGTTCTCGTCCGGTGGTACGGTCATGCCTTCATCTATCTCATCGCCTCTTCCGGGATCCGCATCGCCATCGATCCGTTCGGGGATGAGACGGTCCACTACCATTTCCCGGCCGCACTCCAGGCTGATGTGGTCTTGATCAGCAATGAAGCGAACGATCGGTCGGCCGGCGAACGCATCCAGGGATCGCCTCAGGTCTTCCGCAGCGTGGCCGCCACGGGGACGAACAACGCCCGCGGCCTTCTCTTCCGAGGAATCACTACGTTTCGGGACAAATCCCAGGGAGCGATACACGGGCATAACACCGCTTTTGTCTTTGATCTCGATGGAATCCGCTTTGCGCACCTGGGGGACCTGGGACATCCTCTCACCCCGGAGTTGCAGGCGGAATTCGGCAAGGTGGACGTTCTCTTTCTTCCCGTCGGGCGGGATACCTTGTTGGTTTCCGAGCTGGACAAGATCGCGAGCGATCTTTCCGCGCGCATCATCGTCCCCATCGCCTACCGGACGGAGCTCAGCGGCGACTTAGAATTGCGGCCTCTCTCGGAATATTTGGACAGCCGCCCGAACATCCGGTGGATCGACGGTTCGGAATTTTCGCTCACCGCCTCCGAGCTCCCCTCCGCTCCGATGATCTACGCATTTCGAGGCACGCCGTGAAGGTTTTGGTTGTGGGAGGGGGTTCGCGTGAGCACGCGCTCTGCTGGTCGCTTCGCCAGGACCCCTCGGTCGAAAAGATCTACGTCGCCCCCGGCAATGCCGGAACGGCGTTGTTGGCCGACAATCTGCCGATCGCCGCCGCCGACATCGACTCGCTCGTTCGCCACGCCCGGGAGCTGCGTCCCGACTTGACGGTGGTAGGGCCCGAGGCCCCCCTCTGCGCCGGCATCGTCGACGCGTTCGGCCGCCATAACCTTCCGGTCTTCGGCCCCGCCCGCCGTGCGGCACAGCTGGAAGGAAGCAAGGTATGGATGAAGGAGATCGCGCAGCGCTACGGCATCCCGACAGCCGAAGCCCGCTCTTTCGACGACCCGCGCGAGGCGATCGCGTTCAGCCGCGGGTTCCCTTTCCCCCAGGTGATCAAGGCCGACGGACTCGCCTCCGGCAAGGGGGTCTTCATCGCAACGGATTTTACGCAATCCCGGCATGCGATCGCCGCTCTGATGGAGCGGCGCCTCTACGGATCGGCCGGCCACCGCATCCTGATCGAAGCCTTTCTGGAAGGAGTGGAGCTCTCGGCCTTCGCCCTCTTTGATGCCAAGCAGTATACGGTCCTTGGCTTTGCTCACGACTACAAGCGGATCGATGACGGAGATCGCGGACCGAACACAGGGGGCATGGGCGCCTTTCTGCCGAGCCCGTTGGTCTCTCCCTCCTTGTTGCGGCAGATCGAGCAGTCGATCTTTTCGCGGCTGCACGCCGCCTGCCTCGGGGAGAAACTCGACTATCGCGGAGTCCTCTATGCGGGGCTCATGATGACCCGGGAAGGTCCTTTCCTCCTCGAGATCAACGTCCGCTTCGGAGATCCAGAGGCACAGGTGCTCCTCCCCACCCTGGGGACCCCGCTCAGCGAAATCGCCCGCGCGGTCTGCCGGGACGACCTCGGCGATCTCCGCCTCATTCGGCATCCCCTTTCCGTGGTGGGAGTCGTC from Methylacidimicrobium sp. AP8 includes:
- the infA gene encoding translation initiation factor IF-1, whose amino-acid sequence is MTTPNTIEVEGTIVTILPGTMFRVELDETQHQVLAHISGKMRKHFVRLTCGDRVKLEMSPHDLTKARILYRLDRPSPDGASERRSQRFPRGGRRS
- a CDS encoding MBL fold metallo-hydrolase; translation: MHRSQRPKKGRRNFLLDVLLPSLFARREGVRHSPSFPSLSEGQVCLTWVGHASFLVQTPRHNILIDPNWANWMLVIRRLKRAGIAIEDLPAIDLVLITHAHFDHLNRRSLREVATRQPAVVPSKVGSLVRGLGFDQVREMAWWDRWDFDGLSIVFTPARHWGARYLADSDRGYGGYALSYGGRTIYHCGDTAYFDGFPEIGRRIRPEIVLMPIGCYDQPSKRVSHITPEKAIQAFLELQGKILIPMHFGTYRMSYEPPHEPAYRLLVAASQAGILSQVHFLHEGLPRVF
- a CDS encoding MBL fold metallo-hydrolase, which encodes MWLRTRRDQKSSLSGRRRRRFPGLRSYPVLLLVAAQAVFLSFFPSSHAEAPGVLVRWYGHAFIYLIASSGIRIAIDPFGDETVHYHFPAALQADVVLISNEANDRSAGERIQGSPQVFRSVAATGTNNARGLLFRGITTFRDKSQGAIHGHNTAFVFDLDGIRFAHLGDLGHPLTPELQAEFGKVDVLFLPVGRDTLLVSELDKIASDLSARIIVPIAYRTELSGDLELRPLSEYLDSRPNIRWIDGSEFSLTASELPSAPMIYAFRGTP
- the purD gene encoding phosphoribosylamine--glycine ligase; its protein translation is MKVLVVGGGSREHALCWSLRQDPSVEKIYVAPGNAGTALLADNLPIAAADIDSLVRHARELRPDLTVVGPEAPLCAGIVDAFGRHNLPVFGPARRAAQLEGSKVWMKEIAQRYGIPTAEARSFDDPREAIAFSRGFPFPQVIKADGLASGKGVFIATDFTQSRHAIAALMERRLYGSAGHRILIEAFLEGVELSAFALFDAKQYTVLGFAHDYKRIDDGDRGPNTGGMGAFLPSPLVSPSLLRQIEQSIFSRLHAACLGEKLDYRGVLYAGLMMTREGPFLLEINVRFGDPEAQVLLPTLGTPLSEIARAVCRDDLGDLRLIRHPLSVVGVVIAASGYPDNPRLGDPITISESAGSGADRQGTLFHGATKRDQGSLQVAGGRVFTAVGWGDHLAEARRQAYAQVDTVSFPGMHFRKDIAAFLAGRPVGDLSADPPALLSHRP